One window from the genome of Kluyveromyces marxianus DMKU3-1042 DNA, complete genome, chromosome 3 encodes:
- the TOK1 gene encoding Tok1p, whose translation MNRTRTNGSGRRSVSAPNINSNSNSNFGLPSRALQESVKFKQERIAVLNTDPSSKSFIIWFGVSCYFPVISACLSPLSNMISMAGAVDHWRINPETGHQVDDPSSVRTLNIISLLSGVIANFVLLLNFSGRLGYVKAQLICITAWIVALVVLTIALIMCTTRDYDQGYQRSIGYWFAVITACLYFICVSLLSIHFIGYLKKKYAATFNLLENERLLMSFTFVFSIWFLWGSALFSRLLHLTYGNSLYFCVVSVLTIGLGDIYPDTTASEIMILIYSLIGVIILGLVIAMISGIVSSSSGPIFFFYHVETQRTRLYKKYTENPDPNFTDFKAFESIRNIRERSKSRQHIHAIILSLFLFLLFIFLGALVFYLAESWNYFESFYFCILSLITIGYGNLCPITGCGRAFYVLWCIGAVPLMTVLISTVGDSLYRCSRTIDRRIRRYIYFEKPSEAQTLSFKNIILQFLSPRNYPPKADESVLPVSSATEASASDPVDLERNSGNDISTLSETSTKSNSYSARRRSNKARLLSLEDTMKEESPFAKITEMRKLLDDLKEIDVISIENEDYEFTYEQWVKYLRLEKRLNQSQSKLFWISEESPLRYPFKQSLYLTYRLSDMLNEILDDLLEDVEIGEMKSHDHT comes from the coding sequence ATGAAtcgaacaagaacaaacgGTAGCGGGCGGAGGTCCGTTTCTGCTCCGAATATTAATTCCAACTCGAATTCAAACTTCGGACTTCCATCTAGAGCTCTTCAGGAGTCAGTTAAGttcaaacaagaaagaatagCAGTACTAAACACAGATCCTTCGTCTAAATCGTTTATCATATGGTTTGGTGTGTCATGCTATTTCCCTGTTATTAGTGCTTGCTTAAGCCCGTTATCTAATATGATTTCAATGGCAGGGGCAGTTGACCATTGGAGGATCAATCCAGAAACGGGACATCAAGTTGATGACCCGAGCAGTGTTAGAACTTTGAATATTATATCTTTACTGAGCGGGGTCATTGCTAATTTTGTGCTTTTGTTAAACTTTTCTGGCAGGCTAGGATACGTGAAAGCTCAGCTCATTTGTATTACGGCATGGATAGTAGCACTTGTGGTGCTAACTATCGCATTAATTATGTGTACAACACGGGACTATGATCAAGGATATCAGAGATCGATTGGGTATTGGTTTGCCGTTATAACGGCGTGCCTGTATTTCATATGTGTGTCCTTGCTTTCCATTCATTTTATTGGGTATCTTAAGAAGAAGTACGCAGCTACATTCAACCTTTTGGAAAACGAACGATTATTGATGTCATTTACGTTTGTTTTCTCAATTTGGTTTCTATGGGGCTCGGCGCTGTTTTCACGGTTGCTACATCTCACTTACGGTAATAGTTTGTATTTTTGCGTTGTGTCTGTTTTAACAATTGGGTTGGGTGATATTTATCCCGATACAACGGCTTCCGAAATtatgatattaatatacTCGCTAATTGGTGTTATTATTCTTGGTTTGGTTATTGCGATGATTAGTGGAATCGTGTCCAGCTCATCGGGCCctatattcttcttttatcaCGTCGAAACGCAACGTACCCGTCTTTATAAGAAGTATACGGAAAATCCAGACCCTAACTTCACTGATTTCAAAGCCTTCGAAAGTATAAGAAATATCAGAGAACGTTCAAAAAGCCGTCAACATATCCATGCTATCATACTATCccttttcttgttcctaTTGTTCATATTTTTAGGAGCGTTAGTGTTTTATCTCGCAGAATCATGGAACTACTTTGAAtcattttatttctgtATTTTAAGTTTAATCACAATTGGTTATGGAAACCTATGTCCAATTACGGGTTGTGGGAGAGCATTTTACGTCCTTTGGTGTATTGGGGCCGTGCCCTTGATGACCGTTTTAATTTCCACTGTTGGTGACTCTCTATACAGATGCTCCAGAACCATTGATAGAAGGATAAGGCGATATATCTATTTTGAGAAGCCTTCAGAGGCACAGACTCTgagtttcaaaaatatcataCTACAATTTTTATCGCCTCGGAACTACCCCCCAAAGGCGGATGAATCTGTACTTCCAGTTTCTTCAGCTACTGAAGCAAGTGCTAGTGATCCTGTAGACCTTGAAAGAAATTCGGGTAATGACATTTCCACTCTGTCTGAAACAAGTACGAAGAGCAACTCATATAGCGCAAGGCGCAGAAGTAATAAAGCCcgtcttctttctcttgaaGACACCATGAAGGAAGAATCACCTTTTGCCAAAATCACCGAGATGAGAAAATTATTAGATGAtttaaaagaaattgatgtTATAtcaattgaaaatgaagattATGAATTCACTTATGAACAGTGGGTTAAATACCTACGACTCGAGAAACGTTTAAACCAGTCACAATCAAAGCTCTTTTGGATTTCTGAGGAATCTCCTCTCCGATATCCTTTCAAGCAATCATTATATTTGACATACCGTCTTTCTGACATGCTTAATGAAATTTTAGATGATCTTTTAGAAGATGTCGAAATTGGGGAAATGAAATCCCATGATCATACTTAA
- the SRS2 gene encoding ATP-dependent DNA helicase SRS2 — translation MAVGVAASDSYLENLNEAQQRAVMFDHKKALQIIAGPGTGKTKVLTARFAYLVLQKGIQAEDIVMTTFTRKAAEEMKERLLPVLVSHGISPHGLKIGTFHSICWKLLKEKGFLIGREKIERATTEKIKSVLEEIIVEMPDQIRDYATTKSYRNSVSLCRIKNNQWQVHPDMILKRISELKADAMTPEKYGQQAVFDEALLHFYQQYQAKLSKENLIDFDDVMLYSFELLSKHRVWKNIKHVLVDEFQDTNLLQINLIFQLARGSHHSCEGVTVVGDPDQGIYGFRSALSHNFQTMIELCPIQYDQIVLTENYRSAQSILDISETVIKQQKNGRDNREPLRAQFVTDSKPVFMSFPSNEIEAYTIAKEILYLKAIPELFQYKDFAILVRLKKSLRAFENALIAHKIPYVIQKGYTFWELKECKAIIRYMSMICNDDDWESLKRTINYPSRGVGDTTIGKIAAALEKVRAEEKTQTAFGFLQNIARGNVQLNLNSSSLIGIKEYVKTIEQLRKIFSVINSDASKETLADSFEKIYTLSGLKSQYAPNNESEMDLEGKESGKEIHRHRNIINVKNYFSTFKIPAAEDGKSRDVVPLIEFCREFVSFTDLYTFKEDNDSNDHNDSKEDHLSKDAVVLSTIHASKGLEWPVVFVPQCVEGLLPSYYKDVNEMQSIDEESDEEIQSLAVGNDGNESQDEGAENAITSSPSKKKTRTTFSEERRMFFVALTRAKYFLYITTVEKEATIFKSRFLKNEVIELCDETLTCFESIEQLFKLYYTMKVKIPNQDRISYEQLIQDYNNYGSNNRQLIFWKDKKYSHVDLPNTTENTVGIATKKNEVKSSLPYSALPRVNRKRQTKEQTEPLRRPADIIVNQNNTTDRFVADNPNSAGIVPSLSPTKTRLTREETRELDVLLSDNEFLPEAPIKSEVDYTAAEILHNKEETVVDNRPILTSARILASAIKQELSQSLPSVDLSSTESQASNIKEEDSVSHFKGKVPKNPREQSKNSKTSSASSSQNKAKKTPRTGSVKKKSKKSNTTKVKLEHKPTNDILFRLERAKQRKEEWDGEIIDLRSSQ, via the coding sequence atggCGGTTGGTGTTGCTGCTAGTGATTCTTACCTTGAGAATCTCAATGAAGCTCAACAGCGAGCGGTTATGTTTGACCACAAAAAAGCACTTCAGATCATAGCAGGGCCAGGGACAGGAAAGACGAAGGTTCTAACGGCACGATTTGCGTATTTGGTGTTACAGAAAGGTATACAAGCGGAGGATATAGTGATGACCACTTTTACCAGGAAGGCAGCTGAAGAGATGAAAGAACGGTTATTACCAGTGTTAGTTTCTCATGGAATATCACCACACGGTTTGAAAATAGGGACATTTCACAGTATATGCTGGAAACTTTTGAAGGAGAAAGGGTTTTTAATAGGTAGAGAGAAGATAGAGAGGGCGACGACGGAGAAAATCAAGTCCGTACTGGAGGAGATAATAGTGGAAATGCCAGACCAAATACGAGACTATGCGACAACTAAGTCTTATAGAAACTCTGTGAGTCTCTGCAGAATAAAGAATAACCAATGGCAAGTACATCCGGATATGATACTGAAGAGGATCAGTGAATTGAAGGCGGACGCAATGACCCCCGAGAAATATGGACAGCAAGCGGTTTTTGACGAAGCATTATTGCATTTCTACCAACAGTACCAGGCAAAACTATCGAAGGAAAATCTTATAGATTTTGATGATGTCATGTTGTACTCCTTTGAGCTTCTATCGAAACACAGAGTATGGAAAAATATCAAGCatgttcttgttgatgaattcCAGGATACGAATTTATTGCAGATTAACCTCATTTTTCAACTTGCAAGAGGGTCCCACCATAGTTGTGAAGGTGTGACAGTGGTAGGTGATCCAGATCAGGGTATATATGGTTTTCGATCTGCACTTTCACATAATTTCCAGACTATGATCGAACTTTGTCCTATACAATACGATCAAATAGTACTCACGGAGAACTACCGCTCTGCCCAATCAATTCTTGATATCTCGGAAACAGTTATCAAACAACAGAAAAATGGCAGAGACAACAGAGAACCTCTTAGAGCCCAGTTCGTTACCGACAGTAAGCCAGTATTCATGTCCTTCCCATCAAACGAAATCGAAGCTTATACAATAGCAAAAGAGATTCTATATTTAAAGGCTATTCCAGAACTATTCCAATATAAAGATTTCGCAATATTAGTACGATTGAAAAAAAGCTTAAGAGCGTTCGAGAATGCGCTAATAGCCCACAAGATACCATATGTTATTCAAAAAGGATACACTTTTTGGGAACTAAAGGAATGCAAAGCTATTATAAGATATATGAGTATGATATGCAACGACGATGACTGGGAGTCATTGAAGCGGACAATAAACTATCCCTCGCGTGGTGTTGGCGATACAACTATAGGAAAAATTGCAGCGGCATTAGAAAAAGTAAGAGCAGAGGAGAAAACACAGACGGCATTTGGCTTTCTGCAAAACATCGCAAGAGGTAATGTACAACTGAATTTGAACAGTAGCTCACTTATTGGAATCAAGGAATACGTTAAAACTATTGAGCAACtaagaaaaatattttctGTTATTAATTCTGATGCATCAAAGGAAACTCTTGCTGACTCGTTCGAAAAAATCTATACACTATCTGGTTTAAAATCTCAATATGCTCCAAATAACGAATCAGAAATGGATTTGGAAGGGAAAGAATCAGGTAAAGAAATCCATCGTCATCGTAATATCATCAACGTCAAAAATTATTTTAGCACATTTAAGATTCCAGCTGCGGAAGATGGAAAGTCTAGAGATGTGGTTCCTCTGATAGAATTTTGCCGTGAGTTCGTCAGTTTTACAGATTTATACACGTTTAAGGAAGATAATGACTCCAATGATCATAATGACTCCAAGGAAGACCATCTTTCAAAGGATGCTGTCGTTCTTTCAACTATCCATGCATCCAAGGGACTTGAATGGcctgttgtttttgtaCCACAGTGTGTTGAAGGACTTCTTCCAAGTTATTACAAAGACGTAAACGAGATGCAATCCATTGACGAAGAAAGTGATGAAGAGATCCAATCATTAGCTGTTGGTAATGATGGTAATGAATCCCAAGATGAAGGAGCTGAAAATGCTATCACATCGTCGCcgtcaaagaaaaagacaagaacCACTTTtagtgaagaaagaagaatgttCTTTGTAGCTTTGACACGAGCAAAGTATTTTTTGTACATAACCACTGTCGAGAAGGAGGCTACCATCTTTAAGAGTCGGTTCCTTAAGAATGAGGTCATAGAGTTATGCGATGAAACATTGACGTGTTTTGAAAGCATAGAACAATTATTCAAATTATATTACACAATGAAGGTGAAAATACCAAACCAGGATAGAATATCTTACGAGCAGTTAATACAAGATTATAACAACTATGGATCAAATAACCGACAATTGATTTTTTGGAAGGATAAGAAATACTCACACGTCGACCTCCCAAATACGACTGAGAACACTGTTGGAATagcaacaaagaaaaatgagGTGAAGTCATCACTGCCATATTCCGCTCTACCCAGGGTTAATAGGAAAAGACaaaccaaagaacaaacagaaCCACTCAGAAGGCCAGCAGATATCATAGTAAACCAGAATAATACCACCGACAGATTTGTTGCTGATAACCCAAATAGTGCTGGAATAGTACCCTCTTTATcaccaacaaaaacaagatTAACTCGCGAGGAAACTAGAGAACTAGATGTACTGTTGAGTGATAACGAATTTCTACCTGAAGCTCCCATAAAAAGTGAAGTGGACTATACAGCTGCCGAGATCCTTCATAATAAAGAGGAGACGGTGGTAGATAATAGACCAATCTTAACAAGCGCTAGAATTTTAGCATCTGCAATCAAACAAGAGTTATCGCAATCCCTACCAAGTGTAGATTTGTCCTCAACAGAGTCGCAAGCTAGTAATATTAAAGAGGAAGACTCTGTCTCACATTTTAAAGGTAAAGTACCAAAGAACCCCCGAGAGCAATCAAAAAATAGTAAAACGTCATCAGCTTCTAGTAGTCAGAATAAGGCAAAAAAGACTCCTCGTACTGGATCtgtaaagaaaaagtcTAAAAAGTCTAATACAACAAAGGTAAAACTGGAGCATAAACCAACTAATGACATTCTGTTCAGACTTGAAAGAGCCAAACAACGGAAAGAGGAATGGGATGGTGAAATAATAGATTTAAGATCATCTCAATAG